From the genome of Eucalyptus grandis isolate ANBG69807.140 chromosome 2, ASM1654582v1, whole genome shotgun sequence, one region includes:
- the LOC104416827 gene encoding nuclear transcription factor Y subunit C-1, translating into MDPNQQPQQPPPPYLPPQPGPPYNHLMQQQQQQLQMFWLYQRQEIEQVNDFKNHQLPLARIKKIMKADEDVRMISAEAPILFAKACELFILELTIRSWLHAEENKRRTLQKNDIAAAITRTDIFDFLVDIVPRDEIKEEAMGGALGAPVVGPPASGVPYYYPPMGQPAAPGAVYMQQQPPPPPSQAWQSVWQNSAADDGSYGQGNPDGQG; encoded by the coding sequence ATGGACCCGAACCAGCAGCCccagcagccgccgccgccgtacCTGCCGCCGCAGCCGGGGCCGCCGTACAACCACCtgatgcagcagcagcagcagcagctgcagATGTTCTGGTTGTACCAGCGGCAGGAGATCGAGCAGGTGAACGACTTCAAGAACCACCAGCTCCCGCTGGCCCGCATCAAGAAGATCATGAAGGCCGACGAGGACGTCCGCATGATCTCCGCCGAGGCCCCCATCCTCTTCGCCAAGGCCTGCGAGCTCTTCATCCTCGAGCTCACCATCCGATCCTGGCTCCACGCCGAGGAGAACAAGCGCCGCACCCTCCAGAAGAACGACATTGCCGCCGCCATCACCCGGACCGACATTTTCGATTTCTTGGTCGACATCGTGCCCCGCGACGAGATCAAGGAGGAGGCCATGGGCGGCGCCCTCGGCGCCCCCGTCGTGGGCCCCCCCGCCAGCGGCGTGCCCTACTACTACCCACCGATGGGCCAGCCGGCCGCCCCGGGTGCGGTTTATATGCAGCAAcagccgccgcctccgccttcTCAGGCGTGGCAGAGCGTGTGGCAGAATTCGGCCGCCGATGATGGCTCCTACGGCCAGGGCAATCCTGATGGGCAAGG